A single window of Montipora capricornis isolate CH-2021 chromosome 14, ASM3666992v2, whole genome shotgun sequence DNA harbors:
- the LOC138031509 gene encoding uncharacterized protein, whose translation MHPILPATGTYNYKQAKWLDQTLKPLSINDHTVTDIFGFVDDLQNIQVSYDVSSLLTNVPVDETSEILAEKAFKGDWFKKEHYLHIAKADLVELLNIATKNQLFQFEGILYEQVDGVTMSSPLRPLIASAFMCSIEERLQEQGKMPDFYKRYVDNTLRIMPNVETAEAFLSTQNDGHPSINFTMELAENDKLTFLGVEIVKHMSRLQTKVYKKPTDTGLLLNYQSHVDVRYKQSLLKTMLNRAFKLSSNWQLFHLECERLTETFPWLHYPVALLQSASRDFVTAKVSGVVKSKQMCTDKKAPVRIILPFKDQRSANSVQRELGELSRKSRKDIHPVDTS comes from the coding sequence ATGCACCCCATACTACCCGCAACAGGTACATATAACTACAAGCAAGCAAAATGGTTGGACCAAACGCTCAAACCTCTGTCAATCAACGACCACACCGTCACTGATATTTTTGGCTTCGTGGACGATCTACAGAACATCCAAGTCTCATACGATGTCTCTTCACTTTTAACTAACGTACCTGTTGATGAGACAAGCGAAATTCTGGCCGAAAAAGCATTTAAGGGCGACtggtttaaaaaagaacattatCTCCACATTGCAAAAGCAGATTTAGTAGAACTGTTGAACATTGCCACAAAGAACCAATTGTTTCAGTTTGAGGGAATTTTGTATGAACAAGTGGATGGCGTCACCATGAGCTCACCTCTCAGACCCCTGATAGCTAGTGCATTCATGTGTAGTATTGAAGAACGACTTCAAGAGCAAGGCAAAATGCCAGATTTCTACAAACGTTATGTGGACAACACGTTGAGAATAATGCCTAACGTGGAAACAGCTGAAGCATTTCTATCCACACAGAATGACGGCCATCCTTCAATTAACTTCACCATGGAACTAGCTGAAAACGACAAACTTACCTTTCTGGGAGTGGAAATCGTGAAACACATGTCCCGCCTGCAGACAAAGGTGTATAAAAAGCCAACAGATACTGGATTATTACTGAATTATCAAAGTCATGTCGATGTGCGATATAAGCAGTCACTGCTAAAAACAATGCTGAATCGAGCTTTTAAGCTGTCTTCAAACTGGCAACTGTTCCACCTAGAATGTGAACGTCTCACTGAGACTTTCCCTTGGCTTCATTACCCAGTCGCTCTCTTGCAATCAGCCAGCAGAGATTTTGTTACTGCAAAAGTTTCAGGGGTTGTAAAATCCAAACAGATGTGTACCGATAAGAAAGCACCTGTGAGAATAATATTACCATTTAAGGACCAGAGATCAGCGAATTCTGTGCAAAGAGAACTTGGAGAATTAAGTCGCAAAAGCAGAAAAGATATCCATCCTGTGGACACAAGTTGA